A single window of Liolophura sinensis isolate JHLJ2023 chromosome 6, CUHK_Ljap_v2, whole genome shotgun sequence DNA harbors:
- the LOC135466585 gene encoding suppressor of fused homolog — MEERENVFSQCFSQSQMTLPITPPGLESIYSACRRLYPDQPNPLQVTALVKYWLGGPDPLDYISMYANPGDTDRGIPPHWHYISFGLSDLHGDGRVHDPHYRGSSGNEGPSGFGFELTFRLRREPNESNPPTWPAALMQALSRYVFQSDNTLCSGDHVSWHAPLDGSESRVQHMLMTEDAQLQPVLSPFGTVTFVQIVGVCEEELKAAQHWNGPGVIELLRSTPVAGGPWLITDMRRGETIFETDPSLQERVDSGIEQEGSNLSGVSSRCSWEETGDSDNLHPGLHEEDKENKFIDGDRRGSNEVERPLISEYESEQIKAALKKGLKSTKPLPPVKSERKDSSDSCTIDHNQNTSRKESFDSTISSEGPSELMRTRTLDTVHLKFNLEAASLLPLALKGRLKHGRHFTFKSVLNDVAITLVSTSVVGSIADEHHPYAAHGPWLQVLLTDDFLEEMMMELDELASVDEITSPKMYSWPSKKLTITVLPDEL; from the exons ATGGAGGAACGAGAGAACGTCTTTTCTCAGTGTTTTTCCCAGTCACAGATGACCTTACCCATTACGCCACCAGGTCTCGAGTCGATTTATTCAGCATGCCGTCGTCTTTACCCAGACCAACCAAATCCTCTTCAAGTGACAGCTTTAGTTAAATACTG gcttGGAGGGCCAGACCCCCTGGATTACATCAGCATGTATGCTAACCCTGGGGATACTGACAGGGGCATTCCTCCACACTGGCATTACATCAGCTTTGGTCTATCAGATCTTCATGGAGATGGACGAGTGCATGA CCCCCACTACAGAGGCTCGTCCGGTAACGAAGGACCAAGTGGGTTTGGGTTTGAGCTAACCTTCCGGCTCCGACGAGAACCCAATGAGTCCAACCCTCCCACCTGGCCTGCAGCTCTGATGCAAGCTCTTTCACGCTATGTTTTTCAGTCTG ATAACACCTTATGTAGTGGTGACCATGTGTCGTGGCACGCCCCTTTGGATGGCAGTGAGTCTCGTGTACAGCACATGCTTATGACAGAGGATGCTCAGCTACAACCAGTCCTCTCTCCATTTGGAACTGTCACTTTTGTACag ATAGTAGGGGTGTGTGAGGAAGAACTGAAGGCAGCACAGCACTGGAATGGACCCGGGGTCATAGAGTTACTGCGCTCCACACCTGT TGCTGGTGGGCCCTGGTTGATAACAGACATGAGACGAGGCGAGACAATATTTGAGACAGATCCATCATTACAG GAACGTGTAGACAGTGGAATCGAGCAGGAAGGTTCTAACCTGAGCGGAGTGAGCAGTAGATGTTCCTGGGAAGAGACTGGAGACTCTGACAATCTGCACCCAGgcctccacgaggaggacaaGGAAAACAAGTTCATTGACGGAGATCGCAGAGGCAGCAATGAAGTGGAAAGACCACTGATATCAGAATACG AGTCTGAACAGATTAAAGCTGCTCTTAAGAAAGGATTAAAAAGTACAAAACCTCTCCCCCCTGTCAAGTCTGAAAGGAAAGACAGCTCTGACTCCTGTACCATAGACCA CAATCAGAACACATCAAGGAAAGAGTCATTTGACAGTACAATATCTTCTGAGGGCCCATCTGAGCTGATGAGAACTCGCACATTGGACACAGTTCATTTGAAATTCAACCTGGAGGCAGCCTCACTTCTTCCTTTAGCTCTCAA AGGCAGATTGAAACATGGCCGACACTTTACATTTAAGAGTGTGTTGAATGATGTAGCAATAACTCTGGTGTCCACTAGTGTGGTAGGCTCCATAGCTGATGAACACCACCCCTATGCAGCACATGGACCTTGGCTACAG GTGCTGCTGACGGATGATTTCCtggaggagatgatgatggagTTAGATGAGCTGGCCAGTGTGGATGAG ATAACCAGCCCCAAGATGTACAGTTGGCCATCCAAAAAACTTACAATAACTGTCCTTCCTGATGAGTTGTAA